From a single Methanomicrobium sp. W14 genomic region:
- a CDS encoding ATPase domain-containing protein translates to MHDRNIYEQVVHIVNVHMQDDDVKRVPTGIESLDPVLDGGVPPGSVILLAGEPGAGNREFVYSSVLFLSMMKRKGAERPGIVLPQNIYYATFTRLSSSITEEIKLSFKQDITEGIEDSINFIDLSEMYFESSAVPSEWYSNSSVIERFQKKSRSGGVIPKLAEVLNESSQKSLIVLDSITDIATDSTGISEWKELIGFLRGLQRVSKTWDSVIYILLSEGILAGPRLVEISDCCDAMVSFRWEESSGRKRQRIMYFDKFRGVMPHLEENDLVKFAARITPGSGFEVSNIRVVI, encoded by the coding sequence TTGCATGATAGGAATATTTACGAGCAGGTGGTTCATATTGTAAACGTGCATATGCAGGATGATGACGTAAAGAGAGTCCCGACAGGTATTGAATCCCTTGATCCGGTTTTGGACGGGGGAGTCCCGCCGGGTTCGGTAATTCTTCTTGCCGGGGAGCCTGGTGCAGGCAACCGTGAATTTGTATATTCTTCAGTCCTTTTTTTGTCGATGATGAAAAGAAAAGGCGCTGAAAGACCGGGGATTGTGCTCCCTCAAAATATATACTATGCAACTTTTACAAGGCTTTCATCCTCAATTACGGAAGAAATAAAACTTTCGTTTAAGCAGGACATCACGGAAGGGATTGAAGACAGTATAAATTTTATCGACCTGTCTGAGATGTACTTTGAATCAAGTGCCGTTCCTTCTGAGTGGTACAGCAACTCCTCTGTAATCGAGCGCTTTCAGAAAAAATCCCGGTCAGGAGGAGTTATACCCAAGCTTGCTGAGGTGCTGAACGAAAGTTCTCAAAAAAGTCTTATTGTGCTTGATTCTATAACTGATATTGCAACTGACAGCACGGGGATCAGTGAATGGAAAGAGCTGATAGGTTTTTTGAGAGGTCTTCAGAGAGTGTCAAAGACCTGGGATTCTGTAATATATATACTCCTTTCCGAAGGCATTCTTGCAGGTCCGCGTCTGGTTGAGATCTCGGACTGTTGCGATGCTATGGTAAGTTTCCGCTGGGAGGAAAGTTCCGGGCGAAAAAGGCAGAGAATAATGTATTTCGATAAGTTTCGCGGAGTCATGCCTCACCTCGAAGAAAATGACCTGGTGAAATTTGCAGCAAGAATCACACCCGGATCAGGATTTGAAGTCAGTAATATAAGGGTTGTAATATGA
- a CDS encoding KaiC domain-containing protein gives MIKERILTGIQGLDEMLGGGLIKNSTCSVIGTYGTGKTTFALEFLFEGIKKGEKCVYISLEESEANIYEKISDRGRDAEPYKDKSLFVIKLDPTDFNLSINSIKNDLPDLIKSVGASRVVIDPISLFEGLFDDISTRRREMFRFVEMMENLECTTLLTSETEQNNNYTSRYGLVEYLSDTVIVLMYIRPSDLSEVHTALEVVKMRRSNHSREIKPYEIQEDRVNVYSEASVF, from the coding sequence ATGATAAAGGAAAGAATCCTTACAGGCATTCAGGGCCTTGATGAGATGCTCGGAGGAGGGCTGATAAAAAACAGTACATGTTCGGTTATAGGGACATATGGTACCGGAAAAACAACATTTGCTCTGGAATTCTTGTTTGAAGGTATTAAAAAGGGCGAAAAGTGTGTTTATATAAGCCTTGAGGAGAGTGAGGCGAATATTTATGAAAAGATTTCAGACCGTGGGCGTGATGCAGAACCATACAAAGATAAGTCCCTTTTTGTCATAAAACTTGACCCTACTGACTTCAATCTTTCCATAAACAGCATTAAAAATGATCTACCTGATCTTATCAAAAGTGTCGGTGCCTCAAGGGTGGTAATAGACCCTATTTCACTTTTTGAGGGTCTTTTTGATGATATTTCGACAAGAAGACGGGAGATGTTCCGTTTCGTTGAGATGATGGAAAATTTGGAGTGCACAACCCTTCTTACGAGCGAGACAGAGCAGAACAACAACTATACAAGCAGGTACGGCCTTGTTGAATACCTGTCGGATACGGTAATTGTCCTTATGTACATAAGGCCCTCAGACCTGTCCGAAGTCCACACTGCTCTTGAAGTCGTTAAAATGAGGCGCTCAAATCACTCCAGGGAGATAAAGCCCTATGAAATACAGGAGGACAGGGTAAACGTGTATTCCGAGGCAAGTGTTTTCTGA